The Vibrio agarivorans genome window below encodes:
- a CDS encoding alpha-galactosidase, giving the protein MTDKVLYSLTGNKTQLIVEVGEYAEILHWGQPFNGDLSTARQALHRPVPYGRLDVDVPVTLTPELGRGSFGSPALEGHRAGQDWAPVMKVAKVEQSEFGLKFYCEDTLAGLEIISELYLDQHDVIKTRQTLRNIGRGAYQVARLANTLPLPGRVSELMTYHGRWVYEFQTSRQTLKHGGYQQENRRGRTSHEHYPAFVAGTANFDELSGDVFGFHLAWSGNHRMRIDVKADGRRVMQGEAIYLPGEIELEEGASLSTPWLYATYSGQGLNEMSHHFHQHVRASILPSEFSEKLRPIHLNTWEGIYFDHDPDYIMQMATQSAQMGVERFIIDDGWFKGRDGDKAALGDWFLDETKYPDGLEPIVNHVNELGMEFGLWFEPEMINKNSDLYRAHPDWLLEVKGYDQPTGRNQYVIDLSQPEAFEFLYQRLDHFLSTYNIDYIKWDMNREVVQPGHEGRASGHAQVERYYELVDRVRLNHPNVEIESCSAGGGRIDYEVLKRTHRFWASDNNDALERQTIQRGMSYFFPPEVMGSHIGASHCHSTRRRHSIEFRGLTALFGHMGIELDPVRETDEEKQGFEHYVELHKSLRSLLHTGDSWRIPTDDSAHQIQAVVSQDKSQAVVLIAQLAMPTNALSGHLRIPGLDPDTLYQVTVIDQPKNYHDIVNYQPPWTVDGCQLSGQWCQDIGLTMPVLDAETALLVKLEKIN; this is encoded by the coding sequence ATGACTGATAAAGTTCTCTATTCACTGACCGGTAATAAAACTCAACTGATTGTTGAAGTAGGCGAGTACGCCGAAATTCTTCACTGGGGGCAGCCTTTTAATGGTGATCTCTCCACCGCGCGTCAAGCGCTACATCGACCTGTCCCTTATGGTCGTTTAGACGTTGATGTGCCGGTGACGTTGACACCTGAGTTGGGTCGAGGGTCATTTGGCAGCCCAGCTCTTGAGGGGCATCGCGCCGGCCAAGATTGGGCCCCAGTAATGAAGGTTGCTAAGGTTGAGCAAAGCGAATTCGGGCTCAAGTTTTACTGTGAAGACACTCTGGCTGGCTTAGAGATCATCAGTGAGCTTTATCTTGATCAACACGATGTGATTAAAACGCGTCAAACCCTGCGTAATATTGGGAGAGGTGCTTATCAGGTGGCGCGTCTAGCTAATACGTTACCCTTGCCAGGGCGCGTGAGTGAACTGATGACTTACCACGGACGTTGGGTGTATGAATTTCAAACAAGCCGTCAAACGTTAAAGCATGGTGGTTATCAGCAAGAGAATCGTCGCGGGCGCACTTCGCATGAGCACTATCCTGCATTCGTAGCAGGCACCGCGAACTTTGATGAGTTGTCTGGCGATGTGTTCGGCTTCCACCTGGCTTGGAGTGGCAACCATCGTATGCGTATCGATGTGAAAGCCGATGGTCGACGCGTGATGCAGGGTGAGGCAATCTACTTACCTGGAGAAATCGAGCTGGAAGAGGGGGCATCGTTATCAACGCCTTGGTTGTATGCAACCTACAGTGGACAGGGTTTGAATGAGATGAGCCATCACTTCCACCAACATGTTCGAGCTTCGATATTACCCTCAGAATTTTCTGAAAAGCTTCGCCCCATTCATTTGAATACATGGGAAGGTATCTATTTTGACCATGATCCCGACTACATCATGCAGATGGCGACACAATCGGCACAAATGGGTGTAGAACGTTTCATTATCGATGACGGCTGGTTTAAAGGCCGTGATGGCGACAAAGCAGCATTGGGGGACTGGTTTTTAGATGAAACTAAATACCCCGATGGATTAGAGCCTATCGTTAACCATGTCAATGAATTAGGGATGGAGTTCGGCTTGTGGTTTGAGCCTGAGATGATTAACAAAAACTCCGATCTCTATCGCGCCCATCCAGATTGGTTGCTGGAGGTCAAAGGTTACGATCAACCAACAGGGCGTAACCAGTATGTGATTGATTTGAGTCAACCAGAAGCGTTTGAGTTCTTATATCAGCGTCTTGACCACTTCTTGTCGACATATAATATTGACTACATTAAGTGGGACATGAACCGAGAAGTGGTACAGCCTGGACACGAAGGAAGAGCATCCGGCCATGCTCAGGTTGAACGTTATTACGAACTGGTAGATCGAGTACGACTTAATCACCCAAATGTTGAGATCGAATCTTGTTCAGCAGGTGGTGGTCGTATTGATTACGAAGTACTAAAGCGTACCCATCGATTCTGGGCTTCAGACAATAATGATGCTCTAGAGCGTCAAACGATTCAGCGTGGGATGAGCTATTTCTTCCCGCCAGAAGTGATGGGTAGTCATATTGGCGCAAGCCATTGTCACAGTACTCGTCGCCGCCATAGTATTGAGTTTCGTGGTCTGACAGCCTTGTTTGGTCATATGGGTATTGAGCTCGACCCAGTGAGAGAGACTGACGAAGAAAAGCAAGGCTTTGAGCACTATGTAGAACTGCATAAGTCTCTACGAAGCTTATTGCACACCGGTGATTCTTGGCGCATTCCAACCGATGATTCAGCGCACCAGATTCAGGCAGTTGTCTCACAAGATAAGTCTCAAGCGGTGGTATTGATCGCCCAGCTTGCAATGCCTACCAATGCGTTGAGTGGCCATTTAAGAATTCCGGGATTGGATCCAGATACACTCTATCAGGTGACGGTCATTGACCAACCGAAGAATTATCACGACATTGTTAATTATCAACCACCTTGGACGGTTGATGGGTGTCAACTGAGTGGGCAGTGGTGTCAAGATATCGGCCTAACGATGCCGGTATTGGATGCTGAAACTGCACTGTTAGTGAAGCTAGAAAAAATCAACTAA
- a CDS encoding carbohydrate porin, translating to MKQNALVRALGLSLALAPMAGLAAVDNITYFGYAKWGNIYTDNKDHNDGKGERNDVIRAGEGYGNYRLGNEMNWWEAGLKADVWRDNDAYFDTTLYLGSGESWGDVSIIQMWSAGHGLIDGQPNAKLWAGERFYRRHEVHMIDIKYWDTSSTGIGVEDWDLGFGNGHFAWMAPDSSADGRSLHNIDARISDIALSDSADLTLGLNYVAAHNSSYDDSNITTSGAMLSALYRQAWEYGSNTFAFQYGTDALAGGLMSAEGGSNRKYSTGVEHDGYSWRVFNHGDLNVNEDFQVMYSIAYQDKNLDNNEGEKWFSVGARPQYSWNNYMATALEVGYETVDAQNGDGTNDMYKVTLSQMFQAGKGVWARPSLRLFVTYSERNDEWQRTRNADGSYDPYGQTMGVSKANVDEVTFGFNVETWW from the coding sequence ATGAAACAAAATGCGCTTGTTAGAGCGCTTGGGCTTTCCCTCGCCCTTGCGCCAATGGCTGGACTAGCAGCAGTGGACAACATCACCTACTTTGGTTACGCCAAATGGGGCAACATTTACACCGATAACAAAGACCACAATGATGGCAAAGGCGAACGCAATGATGTCATTCGCGCAGGTGAAGGTTACGGTAACTACCGTTTAGGTAACGAGATGAACTGGTGGGAAGCGGGTCTAAAAGCCGATGTTTGGCGTGATAACGATGCCTATTTCGATACCACTTTATATCTTGGCAGTGGTGAAAGTTGGGGTGACGTGAGTATTATTCAGATGTGGTCTGCAGGTCACGGCCTGATTGACGGACAACCGAACGCAAAGCTATGGGCTGGTGAGCGCTTTTATCGCCGTCATGAAGTTCACATGATTGATATTAAATACTGGGATACTTCTAGCACCGGTATTGGTGTCGAAGACTGGGACTTAGGCTTTGGTAATGGTCACTTTGCATGGATGGCGCCAGACTCAAGTGCTGATGGACGCAGCCTGCACAATATCGATGCGCGTATCAGTGATATCGCCCTTAGTGACAGTGCAGATCTCACCCTAGGTCTTAACTATGTGGCGGCACACAACTCTAGCTACGATGACAGCAACATCACCACCTCTGGCGCCATGCTCTCTGCCCTATACCGCCAAGCGTGGGAATACGGCTCAAACACTTTTGCGTTCCAGTACGGTACAGACGCGCTTGCGGGTGGCTTAATGAGTGCTGAAGGCGGTTCAAACCGCAAGTACAGCACTGGTGTTGAGCATGATGGTTACAGCTGGCGTGTATTTAACCACGGTGATCTGAATGTCAACGAAGACTTCCAAGTAATGTATTCCATTGCTTACCAAGATAAAAACCTAGACAACAATGAAGGTGAAAAGTGGTTCAGTGTCGGCGCACGTCCGCAGTACAGCTGGAACAATTACATGGCAACCGCACTGGAAGTCGGTTATGAAACCGTCGATGCACAAAATGGCGATGGCACGAACGACATGTACAAAGTGACATTGTCGCAAATGTTCCAAGCGGGCAAAGGGGTTTGGGCGCGTCCATCATTACGCCTGTTCGTCACTTACTCTGAGCGTAACGACGAATGGCAGCGCACCCGCAACGCCGATGGAAGCTACGACCCATACGGACAAACAATGGGTGTGAGCAAAGCCAATGTCGACGAAGTAACCTTCGGCTTTAACGTAGAAACTTGGTGGTAA
- a CDS encoding MalM family protein: protein MNVNTLLMAALSIALTGCSTAPEPHDLMTTSVSCCKDIHSVNKTTLTVPFHQEVILNSQTQHIPLSMLNKTSATNTDALVPVVVYELPSSLQNPQSEMFSILLRSYVKHDQAFAAKMIFMDSDWQIINQFSVEEFDYHSTSLKGLERVEQVITLSSNNLNARFMVVTTDTELLGHTLTRKHPEEVYAEQNNIIGQKHLPLTAQYSNTGRVDITTSKFSNSALLSMLAEFTGTKTQDADKAPTSTNDVNKPWTHYQARIDQALANGELSKAANMTQEAGEAGHTQAKDYLLQQLAE, encoded by the coding sequence ATGAACGTGAATACTCTCTTAATGGCGGCACTTTCAATCGCGCTGACTGGATGCAGCACTGCACCAGAACCTCATGATTTAATGACCACTAGCGTATCGTGTTGCAAGGATATTCACTCGGTTAACAAGACCACGCTGACGGTTCCTTTTCATCAAGAAGTGATACTGAACTCACAAACGCAACACATCCCGTTGTCTATGCTGAACAAGACTTCGGCAACCAACACAGATGCATTAGTTCCAGTCGTGGTATATGAGCTACCGAGTTCTTTGCAGAATCCGCAATCAGAAATGTTCTCCATCCTGCTGCGCAGCTATGTCAAGCACGATCAGGCGTTTGCTGCAAAGATGATCTTTATGGACTCTGACTGGCAAATCATTAACCAGTTCAGTGTAGAGGAGTTTGACTACCACTCAACTAGCCTCAAGGGACTAGAGCGAGTTGAACAAGTCATCACCCTTTCGTCGAATAATTTGAACGCGAGGTTTATGGTGGTGACAACCGACACCGAATTATTAGGGCATACACTCACACGTAAGCACCCAGAAGAAGTGTATGCCGAGCAAAACAATATCATTGGACAAAAACACCTGCCCCTAACAGCACAATATAGCAACACGGGCAGAGTCGATATCACCACCAGCAAGTTTTCTAACAGTGCACTGCTGTCGATGCTTGCCGAATTTACCGGCACGAAGACACAAGATGCCGATAAGGCTCCAACATCAACAAACGATGTCAACAAGCCTTGGACGCACTATCAAGCCCGCATAGACCAAGCGCTAGCCAATGGTGAACTCTCTAAAGCGGCCAATATGACACAAGAGGCGGGCGAAGCCGGCCACACACAAGCAAAAGATTATTTATTACAACAGCTCGCAGAATAG